In Streptococcus pneumoniae, the sequence GGACTTTTGCTTGTTCTACTGGTGGTTCAACTTTTGATTCCTCAGCTGGTTTGTCTGATGGTTGACTTTCTGGCTTAACTGCTACTTTTTCCTCTGGTTTTGACTCAACTTCTCCACCTACTTCTTCAACTGGAGCTGGTTCTGCTGAATCTTCTTTCTCCTCTTCTACTTTAGGAAGGGTGTCGTCAGTAGGTTTTACCTCCGATTTTGGTTCTTCCTTTGGACTTTCTTCTGTTTTAGGTGCTTCTTCTTTTGGAGTTTCCTCTGTCTCTACTACTTGGTTTTCTGTCCTAGCTTGCTCCTGATTTGTTGTTGATTGAGGAGTCTCAACTTCGACTACAGTCACCTCTCCAGGTTTTGCTGAGGTTTCTTCTAAAACAGTGTCCAAGCCAAGCGTTTTGAGGATGTCACCTGATAGATAACCAACATAGCGATAGCCATCCATTTCAACAACACCCTCTCGACTAGCCAGCGCTAAGGTCGCAACTGGGTCTACAGCCCCTGCACTAGGAAGAACTACCAATCCCATAGCTCCAACTAGAAAGACGCTAGCAATTTTCTTTCTCTTGTAGATTAAAAGCAAGCTCCCAACAGTCAGCAAACCAAAAGCTGTCAAAACAGATGCTTCTGTCCCTGTTTGAGGCAACTGATCTTTTTGATACACCAAACCATATACAACTTCATTCCTGTCAGGCTTTCCTGTCTGAATTAAATCTTTAGCTTCTTGTGAAATAATCTCTTTATTTACATAGTGATAGGTAGCTGCGTCCACTACAGAAGGAGCCATCAAAAGGCTTCCAAGAAATACAGAGCCTACAACTCCCTTAATCTTACGAATTGAAAAACGGTCTTTTTTAAACACTTTCATCTCCTTTATTCATTCTCAAGACTTTCTAATAGCATCTTGCGGATAGTGCGCACGCGCACCTCCGATTAATTTTGGACGACTAGCCAGTGCCGTTACATGGGCATGACCAATCTCTCTCAAAATAGGGCGAATCGGAACCTGAACATGCTTGACATGCATGCCAATTGCAGTGTCTCCGATATCCAATCCAGCATGAGCCTTGATAAATTCAACCTCAACTGGATCCTGCATAAACTTAAAGGCTGCCAACTGCCCCGAACCTCCTGCATGAAGAGTAGGATGGACACTGACAATTTCCAGATCAAACTGCTCTGCCACCTGACGTTCAACAACGAGAGCCCGATTGACATGCTCACAACCTTGAACTGCTAAATGGATACCTCTACTACCTAGAATACCCAAGATAGTCCCCACTATCAGCTCACCAATCTCTTGACTGGATTCTTTCCCAATCTGACCACCTAGCACCTCACTAGAAGATAGACCTAAAACAAAAAGGACCCCCTGCTTCAAATTGGTCTTTTCTAAAACATCTTCCACTACCTGACGTGTTTCTCTTTGAATCTGTGTCTCGTTCATCTCTGTTACCTCTGTTGTCACTCTTCTATCATACCGTTTTTTCTTGTTTTTAGCAAGATAGACAACCTATAAAGTCTGCCCAATTACGCATAAAACTCCCAGAATTGACTGGGAGTTAGCTAGTTTCTATTCTATTTATATATATTTCAACTTTCGTTCCTTTTTGGGGTCTAGAATCAATCTTCATCTGGTAATTGGCTCCAAAATGAAGTTTGAGCCGTTGATCGACATTTTGAAGACCAACTCCCCCACGTTTGAGTTGACTTTGACTACTATCACCAGCATCTTGGAAGCCAACGCCATCATCCTCAATACGGATGACCAATCCCGAATCCTGTTTCTGGACAGAAAGTTTAATATGGCCCTGACCTTCCTTTTCCTTAATGCCATGGTAAAGAGCATTTTCTACAAGGGGTTGTAGGACCAGCTTGGGTAAGACTAAATTATCAAAGGCAACATTTTCATTAATTTCGTATTCCAGCTTATCTCCATAGCGTTGTTTCTGGATAAAGAGATACTGGCGGACATGATTGATTTCGTCAGAGAGACAAAT encodes:
- a CDS encoding TIGR01440 family protein is translated as MNETQIQRETRQVVEDVLEKTNLKQGVLFVLGLSSSEVLGGQIGKESSQEIGELIVGTILGILGSRGIHLAVQGCEHVNRALVVERQVAEQFDLEIVSVHPTLHAGGSGQLAAFKFMQDPVEVEFIKAHAGLDIGDTAIGMHVKHVQVPIRPILREIGHAHVTALASRPKLIGGARAHYPQDAIRKS